The Barnesiella intestinihominis YIT 11860 DNA window TGTCGGCCTTTCCGGGGCGAACCCACCGGCAAACCGTCGGCAAAAATAGCCCGTAGACTGAATTTATACTTCGGGAACCGAGGTACATAATCTTGAAAATAAAGCCCCACACTATATCGTTGGTCGGTAGGTCGAGGTAATTTCACGCCATTGATTTCCTCCTGTGTCTTCATCAGAGAAAACGTAAGCCACGAATCGACACCGGGCACGAACTGCCCGAAGAGTTTCATATCCAATCCGGCGGCATACCCTTTCGCCTCGTTCTGCCCGCTGTACCACACCCGCAGATTATCTACTTCATAAGGAATAAGATGGTCAAGTTTCTTATAATACAACTCTGCCGTAAATTTGAAAGGTCTGTCCAATGCCCGGAACGAATAATCTCCACCCAGTACCACATGAATAGAACGTTGAGACTTGATATTCCGATTGAGCTGCACGACATAATTGTTAGCGGCATCACAAACCGTGTCGCGCAACTCCTTATAAAAAGGAGCTTGATAATAAAGCCCGCCGGCAAGACGAGTCGTTATCTGTTCGTTGGCAGCCGGAATAAAAGAAATCGACGCACGAGGACTGACAAGGGTCTCCTTGTTGAATCCCCAATAAGAAGCCCTCAATCCGCCGGTAAAGATAAAGCGCCCCCACAAAGTCCGTAACCGGTAGGTATCTTGCAAATAGGCCGACAAACGATGGCTCTCCATATCTTGTCGGGAAAACAAGTTATAAATCATCTCGACCGATTGCCCCGTATGCGGCAAAGAATAACCAGCCGAATCTCGCATCTCCCATTCCCTCACCCGATCGTGTATCTTTTCGTATTGGTGGGTCAATCCCCACTTCAACTCATTCTGCCCCAATTTTGTAGCTCCTTTCAATGAAGTAGCCACCACCGATGCTCTCAACCGGTTACGAGCATGCTCGTGATAAGTCCCCACTCCAAGAGCTCCCTTATTCTCGGTCGACTCGCCGTCCTCGCCATTAGCCAAATCGTCCAACCAATACTGCCCGGCAATATCGTAAGTCACCAGTTCGTTCGTGACGAAAGCCGAGGTCATCAAAGCCCATTGAGTATATTTATCGGGGAAAAAATTCAACGAAAAAGCACCGAAATAAGTCTCGAACTTATCTTTTTCATAACCGTCGAAATAGACTTTAAACTGTTTGGCATCGGTCGCCGTACCGAATGACGTATTCCGCTCGTGGGGAGTAAATTTATAATTGTTAATGGAAATATTGCCCAGCAAAGAAGCCTCCCACTTCGGTGCGAATTTATAAGTAAGATAAGTTTGATAATCGAAAAAAGAGGGCTCGTACTCTCCTTTGGTATCGAGAGAACTCAACAAAGTAGAATTGGTTTTATAACGCACGCCGTGTAGTTGCGAGAATTTCTTGGTACTCTGTCCTACCGAAGCGGTAGCCCCTAAAAAACTGGCGGACACCGATCCTTCGAACGCTTCGGGATGCTTGTAAATAATATCGAGCACCGACGACATCTTGTCGCCATATTCGGCCGAAAATCCGCCTGACGAAAATCCTACGGCCCCTACCATATCGGGGTTGATGATACTCAACCCCTCCTGTTGCCCCGAACGGACAGTCAATGGTCGATAGACCTCTATACCGTTGATATACACGATATTTTCATCAAAATTACCCCCTCGCACGGAATATTGCGAACTCAGCTCGTTACTCGAATTGACACCGGCAAAAGTTGTCAACATAGCCTCGATACTGCCCCCCGTCGCATCGGGCATCAATTTCAAATCCTTCGTGTCGATCGTCTGCAACGTACTCGTCTGCCGGCGATGAGTCGCCACGACAACCTCGTTCAACAACTTGGCGTTCTTGTTCAGACGTACCGACAAGGAAACATCTTTCGTGAGATTGAGCAACTGGCGGCGCTCCTCCCGATACCCCAAACAGGAATAAATCACCACGATGGAATCTCCTGCCGGAATGGAAAGCTGATACTCCCCTTTCAAATCGGTCATCGTCCCCATCGTCGTTCCTGCCACTCGTACCGTAGCCAACTCTATGGGCTGATTGTCACTGTCATACACGCGTCCTGTCAGCTTCACACGCCCCTGTGCCGCCAACTGAAAAACCGCGCCTATCGTGATAAAAAGGAATAATATCTTGTATCTCATCGGGATTCTATACACACTGTGCCTCTTTCGTCGAAGGCACATTTATTAAACGGGAAAAAACTCCGTTCAGTATACGGCCGGACGAAAAGTATCAAAAAAAGTTTCTACCATTAACCGTAGAACAACAAGGTTATTGTATCTTTGCGTCGCGAAGTTACGAAAAGAGTGTAATTTATTGGAAATGAGCGTAGGTTAATTGCTCTTGATAGTAATAGGTTACGATTTAGTTAGTTATCTACTGCATTATCCTTCTGCGCGTTGCGTAACCTTCAAAGAACTCTTCGTATGCAAAAGTAGCTATTTAATTCGAGATTTTGATATAAACTCCCGTTTTTTATCCCCTCATTCATAAGAATTTTCCGTAAAAGCGGTATTGTCCGTCGGCACACCATTGCCCAAAACGAGTTTGGAACAAACGTGTGCCGACTACCGCATAGCTGGAGAAAAGGGCATTGCCTCACGCCTAAACGATGTTTAGACAGATGAAGCAATGCCCCTTTCTTTTGCGCCTATGCCAAGAGGTGCTTTTACGGGTTTTCAAATGATTTTTCTTTTTTCGCTGTCTCTTTTGCCGGAAGCGGAAAGTGAATGCAGAGTGTGTCAGCCTGCCCCATGAATGAAACAGGCGCCCACACACAGCCGGACAAACCGGGAAGAATGATTGTTGCCACCCGGCTGAACAAGTTCCGTCGGATCGGAAACAATCATACTTCCTTTGTTGTGGTTTGCCCTTTTCACGCTTCCGGTGATGTCTTTTTCCTTTTGGTGATTCTTTTTTTTACGGATTTTCCCCTGAAGTTTTTTTCTACACAATCTGCCTCTGTTTTCGTTTACCTCCATTTTGCGCCTTTCAGTAAGCCGCATCAGTCAGTCATTTTCGTTCTGGGCGCAAAGGTAATTCCGGGATTGGACGGGAAAGCAAGGTCAAGCCTCCTGTTTTCGGTAAAAATCTCCAGCCCTGCGGGTAGTATTTTGACCGAAAAACCTTGCATTCCCTAATCCCTACCTTTTCAAGCACCCGAAACGAAAACGACCGATGCGACAGAAAGACGCATAAAAAAAATGTCGGATAAACGAGAGGCAGATAAGATAGTTTGAAACTCAACTCCCTCAGCTCTTGAATCCGCATTAAAAACAAAAAAATCAAAAACAGCGAAGATATGACGGCAACGGCAAATTTCAGACAAATGGCGCAACACATCGGGTTGGCGATATGCGGCTTGATGATGCGCACCGCCTTCGGGGTGTTCGGCATCCTTTGGGGCATCATCAGAGAGATTGTAAACGGAGTGTTCCGAGTGGCGATAGGTGTAATCGTGGCTATCCTTTCCACCATTGCCTTCTTTGGCTTCATCCTTTGGTTATTCACCCTTTAACCCTTACCGACATGGCAAAAAGAAACAGCAAGACGGCAGCGCAGCAGTGCAGATATTACGAGGTGGACAACATCTTCGTGTATATGGTGGAAACGTACATCAACGGCAATTTTGAAACTTTCCGAAGATTGTACCACGAACTGAACAAGGACGCACGGAGGGATTTCATGGACTTCCTTCTCAGCGAGGTAGAGCCGACCTATTGGAGAGAGATACTGAAACAGATAATCTAAAAATGACAGCGATATGAAAGGAACAGACCATTTCAAGAGAACGATATATATGTACTTGGAACAGCGTGCGGAGGAAGATGCGCTATTTGCAAAGAAGTACCGCAACCCTGCCAAGAACATGGACGAGTGCGTGACCCACATTCTGAACTATGTGCAGAAAAGCGGTTGCAACGGTTTCACGGACGGAGAGATATTCGGGCAAGCCATCCACTACTATGAGGAAAACGAGATAGAGGTGGGCAAACCGATGGACTGCCAAGTGGTTGTGAACCACGTTGTGAAACTCACGGCAGAGGAAAAGGCGGAGGCACGTCAGAACGCTGTCCGCAAATACCAAGAGGAGGAACTCCGCAAGTTGCAGAACCGCCACAGACCGTCAGCGAGAAAAGAAAACCAACCCCAACCCTCATTATTTGATTTAGGCTTATGAAACCGAAGACCAAGATACAGAAAGAGGTGGCAAGACTTTCCGCCAACCTTCGCCCCATATCAGCGACACAAATAGATTGGGCATACCGCCACTGCGTTGAGCATATCGGCTACCGCACCAAGAAAGGGAACATCACCTGTTCCGACTGCGGTCACGAGTGGCACAGCGACAGCGGACTATGCGACACCCTTGAAGGCTGCACCTGCCCCAAATGCCATGCCGAACTCAAAG harbors:
- a CDS encoding PcfK-like family protein, producing the protein MKGTDHFKRTIYMYLEQRAEEDALFAKKYRNPAKNMDECVTHILNYVQKSGCNGFTDGEIFGQAIHYYEENEIEVGKPMDCQVVVNHVVKLTAEEKAEARQNAVRKYQEEELRKLQNRHRPSARKENQPQPSLFDLGL
- a CDS encoding TonB-dependent receptor, which translates into the protein MRYKILFLFITIGAVFQLAAQGRVKLTGRVYDSDNQPIELATVRVAGTTMGTMTDLKGEYQLSIPAGDSIVVIYSCLGYREERRQLLNLTKDVSLSVRLNKNAKLLNEVVVATHRRQTSTLQTIDTKDLKLMPDATGGSIEAMLTTFAGVNSSNELSSQYSVRGGNFDENIVYINGIEVYRPLTVRSGQQEGLSIINPDMVGAVGFSSGGFSAEYGDKMSSVLDIIYKHPEAFEGSVSASFLGATASVGQSTKKFSQLHGVRYKTNSTLLSSLDTKGEYEPSFFDYQTYLTYKFAPKWEASLLGNISINNYKFTPHERNTSFGTATDAKQFKVYFDGYEKDKFETYFGAFSLNFFPDKYTQWALMTSAFVTNELVTYDIAGQYWLDDLANGEDGESTENKGALGVGTYHEHARNRLRASVVATSLKGATKLGQNELKWGLTHQYEKIHDRVREWEMRDSAGYSLPHTGQSVEMIYNLFSRQDMESHRLSAYLQDTYRLRTLWGRFIFTGGLRASYWGFNKETLVSPRASISFIPAANEQITTRLAGGLYYQAPFYKELRDTVCDAANNYVVQLNRNIKSQRSIHVVLGGDYSFRALDRPFKFTAELYYKKLDHLIPYEVDNLRVWYSGQNEAKGYAAGLDMKLFGQFVPGVDSWLTFSLMKTQEEINGVKLPRPTDQRYSVGLYFQDYVPRFPKYKFSLRAIFADGLPVGSPRKGRQAGYFRAPAYKRVDIGASRILVGGEDKLLQKGVLRHLKSVWIGIDVFNLLDISNVNSYYWVTDITNAQYAVPNYLTRRQINLRLSIDF